The Topomyia yanbarensis strain Yona2022 chromosome 3, ASM3024719v1, whole genome shotgun sequence nucleotide sequence CCTACACACAAGAGCACGGCCCAATAGTTCTTCGTCAAGCGAAACCTGAAGAAGACCCTAAACCGTTTAAGTAAACTGCCTGTGGCGAACAAAGTGGACGAGGTTCAATCAAAGGCTTagctaaatatttttctgtgTTTTATACTAATTGAACTTATgaataaaatgttttttaataaaaaaaaatgcgccGGTagatgagtggtaagcgtgaatGTCACTTAGCccagtgggtctgggttcaattctgTCCGAGGTCGGtgagattttctgaggtgaacaCTCTGTGTCACGTCAGAGCCGTTGGTACCGGTCCACGTGTTTTAAAGCGATGTCTGATTGTGAAATCACCTTTCTAGCGTCGGTGATAGGCACTCAGTATAGACAGAGACCGacggtaaacaaacaaacaaaattgaCCGTATCactctttgaaatgaaaaaaaatcatttgaatttaCAGCACTCAGGGTATTCTTTTACACTTCGGCCTCAAAAGTTTATATGCACTATACATAAAGCAGAGAACTATTTTTGCAATAGATTTCGACCTTAACCTTGTCTGTGTTCGATTTACAATTACGGAGAGGGGCCCTTATgctggaccccccgggcccgtaattTTTCTCTACAGCCCTGGCAGGGGTCCCATATCCATTAATTGAAACGTATGCCGATGTAGCATTGGTTAGATGTTTTGTCAATCGTTTCTTTTGGCATCACATTATTGACATTATCATTACTCTCGCTGAAATAATATTGATCGTCTAGGGGTCGCTATTAGATTTCAATCCTTAGCCATAAGTATAGTGACGACACTCGCATTACCAGTACCAATTCATGTTTTGCCAAACGTTTTTATGGCACAATTCAAATATATCCCAGGCTCTGTACTAATGTTGGTACTGATGTAGATACCGGTTTTTATTCAAACTGGGCTTCCAAAAATGCATCATAGTAACCGTTGCTGTCGAACTCATATACCTAATTTCGCTAATCAACAGCCGACGAGATGTCTGAGAATAAAATAGCTTCCGAACAAACTCAGTACTGGGATAAAATAGATTTCGAAGAAAAACCGAACCATTTGGAGATGATTGAAAAACGACTGAACGAACTCAAGCACACAGATATTCAAATCCGTATCGGCGAGACTTTATTCGAATGTCACACGTTGCTGCTGCAGTGTTTTTCGGAAGTTTTCGATGAGCTGGGCAACATACCGGAGGTGGATCTACCAGAGGAGAAGGTAACTCAGGATGCGTTCAAGCTCATCTACGATTGGCTGTTGTCGCAGAAACCAGTTGTGCAACGGGAACATTTCGTTGAGGTGTTTGTAGCGGCGGAGTACTTGGGCATTCCTGCTCTGATCAACCAGTGCTGGACTTGCGTGGACGATACGGAAGCATTGATGGAAGATCGTGCTTTTCGGTTGTACACTGAGGCAATTCCTTTCCAGCACACCGTTCTACAGAACATGATGCTGAGAagaatttgcaaatttttcctTACTCTTGTCGCTTCCGAAGAGTTTCTTCATCTACCGTTAGAAGACTTAACTATCCTGTTGAATTCCAACTATATCGGAGTTTTCTCCGAGGCAGATGTTCTGTATGCTGCGGCCGTTTGGCTTCTAGGTGAGTGGGAAAGTCGCAGCAAATACGTCAGCGTTGTAATGAAACTGGTACGTTTTCCATTAATGAGTCAATCTCTGCTGTCCAACTTGATCAAATGCGAAGAAGACGAACGTATTCATGGTATCTTGCAGCATGACGCAACGAAAAATCTTGCCATTCAAGCGTTGACCGATTTgtggtaataatttaattagACAAGACGTACAATGTTTTACATGTTTCTTCGATTTCTAGTCAACTAACATCTGAACCACGGTCTGGTTCCTCAAGCCTCGGTTTGCATATAGTGAGAAAACCTTTTCAACGTATCTGGCTAAGAGATCCAACCGTATTGATGCAGGGAGATGAACCAGTTGGACGTAGATCTCAACGACAGGAGTGTACTTTTGGTGAATTTATGAAACGATCGGACGATTTGGTTTCCAATCCGGACAGCTGGCTCAGTTGGGAGATAATTGAGCTCGATGATGATGCCGAGGTGCCCTCATCAAACGTAGCCTTTCATGAAGGAATTTCAGACACGGAATAGtgttcggtttggttgcaaatCAAGGATCGATGGTGGCTGCGTGGAATATATGGTATCTATTCGTAACTGTAGCTAGTGTTTCATGCAACCCAATTTTTTCCCATCAAATCCTGAGGTTGTATTATATCTGCGTGAAAGAATGTCTGTTGAATTTTTTGCTTGAGTTCGCTAAACTAAATATAATAATGGTAGTCAGCCTTATTCTACATTACGACGGATCATCTATTCCTATCTTTATgcgactgatatgcgatcatgggcaatATATACTTAGAAACAAAACACTTTGCGACATCAAGTTTCGGCAAGTTTGTTTTTGCCTAGCGTTGTTGTTGAGCTTCGTTACAGGTTTCAAAAGAAATCCATTCTACCGATCAGTAGCAATCTGTTGTTACTCCAGCATTTAGTATCCAATCAtatcggatagcagaaatggttgacaaaactagtaaaaatcacaatttttcagtaatatcaTAATGCTTAGACAAccaatttgtaagaagatttaTGGGCTACAAGGCGTCTCCACACGGGTATTTTCAAAACCAGAGATATAAAAACTTCGGCGCAGAAATACGCAAGATGAGGCCTAtgtatcttgaaactacactaaattttgtaaagatgtAAAGATAAATATACTAATACTGATATGACATTCGATTTCTCAATtgctttttctttattcaaatcgtACGTAAACACTTTCTGCACAAAAAACCTCACTTCTATTGTTTAACGCATTCATTCTTCTTTCTAAAGAATTCAAAACAACTCGAATCGGCATTGCATTGGTATGAACTGTTCTTATGAATTAAATTGAATAGAAAttctcgacatcacttgctacagcaacatattaaaaattcatttttcatccgatcatCGTAAAATTTATCGTACAaataatttgattcaaattaaaagaaaaataaaataaatatttttacagAAGAATTAGGGGACATTGATTTTTGGAGTTGAGTTGTGCGTCGTGAAGAGTTTTCTAGTGTTTGCTGATGGTCGTCCCGATTTGGGAAGTTCTGCACCTTGCACGTTTTTAAGCCTGATCGTTTCTCTCTGGACTTTACAGGATCAGGATCTCAGccacgatttttaaagtttttgtcacgagtagtgtgatttatgtttatgatttcaggatcttagtcacgattatCGTAGTTTTCATGGATGTTACGATGATATTTTGTTCTTCAGAGGAGAAgaagaatttgatgaaaatattcaatgatgtacatgcttttattttattttgtatataTGTACGTTTATCTGTGCTGTGATTGTTATTACACAATTGTACACCTCATATTATGCTGAAATTGTTATTAGTTGATGTCGATAAATACTGTTTGTTTGTACCCTAATTTTAAGTTAAGTTCAACCTGACCATAAGAGGTCCGTTgaaccaaataaataaataaataaataaataaattaattaattaattaataaattaataaaaccgAACCATTTGGAGCTGATTGAAAAACGACTGAACGAACTCAAGCACACAGATATTCAAATCCGTTTCGGCGAGACTTTATTCGAATGTCACACGTTGCTGCTGCAGTGTTTTTCGGAAGTTTTCGATGAGCTGGGCAACATACCGGAGGTGGATCTACCAGAGGAGAAGGTAACTCCGGATGCGTTCAAGCTCATCTACGATTGGCTGTTGTCGCAGAAACCAGTTGTGCAACGGGAACATTTCGTTGAGGTGTTTGTAGCGGCGGAGTACTTGGGCATTCCTGCTCTGATCAACCAGTGCTGGACTTGCGTGGACGATACGGAAGCATTGATGGAAGATCGTGCTTTTCGGTTGTACACTGAGGCAATTCCTTTCCAGCACACCGTTCTACAGAACATGATGCTGAGAagaatttgcaaatttttcctTACTCTTGTCGCTTCCGAAGAGTTTCTTCATCTACCGATAGAAGACTTAACTATCctgttgaaataaataaataaattaattaattaattaattaataaataaataaataaataaataaataaataaataaataagtaaataaataaataaataaataaataaatgaattacgatgttcgaggtccaaatagttttcttatatctactgctcgaacctattactggtcgcaaGCAGCTGGACATATGAGACATTTCATGAAATAGTGCATGGAACATAAtgttccacgaataatactacaaattttgtgaaagaggtCACGTGAAACATGACCACGTcacataaaattgaaattgattagggatatcttctataCATCACAAGCACTAAAGATtaatcgtaaatcatgtacatCATTAACCAGTTCAGAACTAAATGAATAAtatatgatttcgtgaactatttcacaagcacgaatggtaagtcgtgactattgtactaggaatcatgaaccggttcacgTATATATGAATAATGTTTTACGATATCGtgtactatttcacgagcacgaatgataagtcgtgactattgtactaggaatcatgaatcagttcacgtatacatgaataatattctgcaatttcgtgaactatgtcacgagcacgaatgggaagttgtgactattatactaaaaatcatgaaccagttccgTGTACATGAATaatttcacgagcacgattGGTAActcgtgactattgtactaggaatcatgagtcagttcacgtatacgtgaataatattttatgatttcgtaaaCTCTTTTATGAGCACGAATGGAAAAGCGTGACTACCCCACTagcaatcatgaaccagttcacgtatacatgaataatattttatgatttcatgaactatttcacgagcacgattGGTATGTCGTGACTATTGCATTAGAAATCATGAGTCAGTTCACGTATACGTGAATAATATCTTATGATTTCGTTAActgtttcacgagcacgaatggtatgTCATGACTATCGCACTAGAaaccatgaaccagttcacgtatacatgaacaatattttatgatttcatgaaccatttcacgagcacgactGGTGAGTCGTGACTATAGTACTAGGTTTTCTGAACCAGTCCACGAATACATCGATAATATTTTAGGAtttcgtaaactatttcacgagcacgaatttTCAGTCGTCACTATTATATTGCGGATCACcagctcacgaatacatgaataatatttgaaatttttgtgatctatttcacgagcatggatCTTTTATCGTGACTGATATATTGGGATGGATTCGtggaaataat carries:
- the LOC131687218 gene encoding kelch-like protein 26, with amino-acid sequence MGANWLTKQTSLPREIPLTGSSPPDNIRADLENLEDKWLKEAADEMSENKIASEQTQYWDKIDFEEKPNHLEMIEKRLNELKHTDIQIRIGETLFECHTLLLQCFSEVFDELGNIPEVDLPEEKVTQDAFKLIYDWLLSQKPVVQREHFVEVFVAAEYLGIPALINQCWTCVDDTEALMEDRAFRLYTEAIPFQHTVLQNMMLRRICKFFLTLVASEEFLHLPLEDLTILLNSNYIGVFSEADVLYAAAVWLLGEWESRSKYVSVVMKLVRFPLMSQSLLSNLIKCEEDERIHGILQHDATKNLAIQALTDLCQLTSEPRSGSSSLGLHIVRKPFQRIWLRDPTVLMQGDEPVGRRSQRQECTFGEFMKRSDDLVSNPDSWLSWEIIELDDDAEVPSSNVAFHEGISDTE
- the LOC131687219 gene encoding uncharacterized protein LOC131687219 — translated: MVVSLILHYDGSSIPIFMRLICDHGQYILRNKTLCDIKFRQLIEKRLNELKHTDIQIRFGETLFECHTLLLQCFSEVFDELGNIPEVDLPEEKVTPDAFKLIYDWLLSQKPVVQREHFVEVFVAAEYLGIPALINQCWTCVDDTEALMEDRAFRLYTEAIPFQHTVLQNMMLRRICKFFLTLVASEEFLHLPIEDLTILLK